In Cyprinus carpio isolate SPL01 chromosome B7, ASM1834038v1, whole genome shotgun sequence, a genomic segment contains:
- the LOC109058344 gene encoding ATP-dependent Clp protease ATP-binding subunit clpX-like, mitochondrial, with amino-acid sequence MSCTCASAARQLINSAHKGISSSRIQLLSLSRPGTLEVRLGRRVPVRSFSETTVYYASKDGMKDGDGGKKSVGEGSGKRTSSSNSGKGGSQLRCPKCGDPCTHVETFVSSTRFVKCEKCHHFFVVLSETDTKKSLSKDPESAAEAVKLAFQQKPPPPPKKIYAYLDKYVVGQDHAKKVLSVAVYNHYKRIYNNMPAGFRQQQVEVEKQASLTPRELELRRREDEYRFTKLLQIAGISPHGNALGASMQQQLNQQAPQEKRGGEVLDSTHADIKLEKSNIVLLGPTGSGKTLLAQTLAKCLDVPFAICDCTTLTQAGYVGEDIESVIAKLLQDANYVIEKAQQGIVFLDEVDKIGSVPGIHQLRDVGGEGVQQGLLKLLEGTIVNVPEKNSRKLRGETVQVDTTNINILSSASLNFNGLDRIISRRKNEKYLGFGTPSNMGKGRRAAAAADLANTTGGDVDAVAEIEEKDRLLKHVEARDLIEFGMIPEFVGRLPVVVPLHSLDEETLVRILTEPRNAVVPQYQALFSMDKCDLNMTPDALRAIARLALERKTGARGLRSIMEKLLLDPMFEVPHSDIVAVEVNKEVVKGKTQPQYIRAAAKDSSEEEYDSGIDEENWTRQADAAKN; translated from the exons GAATATCCAGCTCCAGGATCCAGTTACTGTCACTGAGCCGCCCGGGGACTCTTGAGGTTCGTCTGGGGCGCCGCGTCCCCGTGAGGTCATTCTCTGAGACGACTGTGTATTATGCTTCAAAAGATGGGATGAAAGATGGAGATGGTGGAAAG aaatcAGTTGGTGAAGGAAGTGGAAAAAGAACCAGCTCTAGTAATTCTGGCAAAGGGGGAAGTCAGCTGAGATGCCCCAAATGTGGAGATCCTTGCACACATGTAGAAACATTTGTTT CATCAACTCgctttgtgaaatgtgaaaaatgcCACCACTTTTTTGTGGTGCTTTCAGAAACTGACACTAAGAAGAGTTTGAGTAAAGACCCAGAGTCTGCAGCGGAAGCTGTCAAGTTGGCTTTCCAGCAGAAACCCCCTCCGCCACCCAAAAAG ATCTATGCTTATCTTGATAAGTATGTTGTGGGTCAGGATCATGCTAAGAAGGTTCTGTCTGTGGCCGTGTACAATCATTATAAACGCATCTACAACAACATGCCGGCAGGCTTCAGGCAGCAGCAGGTGGAGGTGGAGAAACAGGCCTCCCTCACTCCTCGAG AGCTAGAGTTAAGACGACGGGAGGATGAATACAGGTTTACAA AGCTGCTGCAGATTGCAGGGATCAGTCCTCATGGAAACGCTCTGGGTGCCTCCATGCAGCAGCAGCTAAACCAGCAGGCGCCTCaggagaagagaggaggagaagTGCTGGACTCCACACATGCTGACATTAAACTAGAGAAGAGCAACATAGTGCTGCTGGGCCCCACCGGCTCAG GGAAAACACTTCTTGCCCAAACGCTGGCCAAATGCCTGGATGTTCCCTTTGCAATCTGTGACTGCACCACCCTCACTCAGGCAGGTTACGTGGGAGAGGACATTGAGTCAGTCATCGCAAAGCTACTGCAGGACGCCAACTATGTGATTGAGAAAGCTCAACAAG GTATCGTGTTTTTGGATGAAGTAGACAAGATAGGTAGTGTTCCTGGGATCCATCAGCTAAGGGATGTGGGAGGAGAGGGAGTGCAGCAG GGTTTACTGAAGCTACTGGAAGGCACTATTGTTAATGTTCCAGAGAAGAACTCGAGGAAACTGAGAGGTGAAACTGTCCAAGTTGACACCACCAACATCAACATCCTATCATCAGCATCTTTAAATTTTAATGGCCTTGATCGAATCATCAGCAGGAGAAAGAATGAGAAG TACCTTGGGTTTGGAACACCATCTAATATGGGGAAAGGTCGACGGGCGGCGGCAGCAGCTGACCTGGCTAACACCACGGGTGGAGATGTGGACGCGGTGGCCGAGATCGAGGAGAAGGACCGGCTTCTGAAACACGTGGAGGCCAGAGACCTCATTGAGTTCGGCATGATTCCTGAGTTTGTGGGCCGTCTTCCTGTTGtggttccactgcacagtctggATGAGGAGACACTGGTGCGGATCCTCACAGAGCCACGCAATGCTGTTGTGCCTCAGTATCAGGCCCTCTTCAGCATGGACAAG TGTGATCTCAACATGACACCTGATGCCCTGAGAGCGATTGCCAGATTGGCTCTGGAGCGTAAAACCGGAGCACGTGGGCTTAGATCCATAATG GAAAAACTGCTGCTAGATCCCATGTTTGAGGTGCCACATTCAGATATTGTGGCCGTGGAAGTGAACAAGGAAGTGGTTAAAGGAAAAACACAACCTCAGTACATAAG AGCTGCGGCTAAAGACTCTTCTGAGGAGGAGTACGACTCTGGAATCGATGAGGAAAACTGGACAAGACAGGCTGATGCCGCCAAGAACTAA